From Homalodisca vitripennis isolate AUS2020 chromosome 1, UT_GWSS_2.1, whole genome shotgun sequence, the proteins below share one genomic window:
- the LOC124358190 gene encoding uncharacterized protein LOC124358190, whose product MTQFQSADYLEGNQLFCTFQKYSFHSHFIVYSNGFLLVLKKRLSVPSVTIKISMEMETNELLKSREKARLRKQRSREKKKTNKEAWEKSLKKDAERKRISRAKEKEKLVTISSTSAGKKELKLKRCKETERKRKYRLKQKEKLEHVCDKNNELGTFSNRQSLGKAVVRAKKFLPKSPSKKLAVVRKLVYENFQLPKSDRFFIKEHVEKKTVLSKETEEKVIAFYSSDTVSRQAPGKRDYKTVKSKVSGEKEKLQIRHMVMTVKEAYALFVEENPGIGIKKSKFYSLRPIHIRLSSEMPHNVCVCKLHANFNFLTESLSKAVVGFPPTGKELLAAICCNITSEACMTESCNKCKDTNFLTKFSLNIDLEAQISWKQWGEVNKRPVITYVETTIGEAMEMVQNMLGKFKVHCYIKNVQSEYFEYKKKNATQGEAVLQIDFAENYSCIAQDEIQSAHWSNTLVTIFTGVAWVPNGKQCYALISNNLTHDKFSIWYFLKKIISDLKQQFKIEEVAIFSDGCAGQFKNRYTLSNLTFLDKDYQVTGEWCFFATSHGKGAVDGVGGTVKRMVWEQVKSRRTTVTSAEEFFECCQKQCEANKIKVMYVDVKDIEECQELLESRWAAVRPIPKVQSMHYLRASTLYPGSIVAGNTVKSELQLSESWNSHDESINEKLSDEDSLDSDFLTENKKVQYLDVYSSEDEDSYLRPKPLKKDEIEAGQYILVELVSEGKQKRAHKYLAITQGCVEEDNNVEVLFMRLVQKTKTKDQLFEIDSSKTYIVSVSEIQGVFEGPEVKELRNSIYYKFAKSIEL is encoded by the exons ATGACACAATTTCAGTCTGCtgactatttggagggaaaccaGCTCTTCTGCACATTTcagaaatatagttttcattCTCATTTTATCGTTTATAGTAATggatttttacttgttttgaaGAAGAGATTGAGTGTCCCGTCCGTCACAATAAAg aTATCTATGGAAATGGAGACAAATGAGCTTTTAAAATCTAGAGAGAAGGCGAGACTACGAAAACAACGAAGCAGAGAAAAAAAGAAGACGAATAAAGAAGCCTGGGAGAAGAGTTTGAAGAAAGATGCAGAGAGAAAGCGAATATCGAGAGCTAAGGAAAAGGAAAAGTTAGTTACAATTAGTTCTACAAGTGCAGGTAAGAAAGAACTCAAACTTAAAAGATGCAAGGAaactgaaagaaaaagaaaatacaggttaaaacaaaaagaaaagctAGAACatgtatgtgataaaaataatgaacttggAACTTTTTCAAACAGGCAAAGCCTAGGAAAGGCTGTAGTTCGTGCAAagaaatttttaccaaaaagtCCTTCAAAAAAACTTGCTGTTGTAAGAAAACTagtttatgaaaacttccagCTGCCAAAAAGTGATCGcttttttattaaagaacatGTAGAGAAAAAGACGGTTTTGTCTAAGGAAACTGAAGAAAAAGTTATAGCTTTCTACAGCAGTGATACAGTCAGCAGACAAGCTCCTGGAAAGAGAGACTACAAAACAGTCAAAAGCAAAGTTTCAGgtgaaaaagaaaaattgcaaaTTCGACATATGGTTATGACAGTAAAAGAAGCGTACGCTTTGTTTGTTGAGGAAAATCCTGGTATTGgtatcaaaaaaagtaaattttattctctAAGACCAATTCATATACGCTTGAGCTCAGAAATGCCACATAATGTATGTGTTTGCAAACtacatgcaaattttaatttccttactgAATCATTGTCTAAAGCTGTTGTAGGTTTTCCACCTACAGGTAAAGAACTGTTGGCCGCCATATGTTGTAACATAACAAGTGAAGCCTGTATGACCGAGTCTTGCAACAAATGCAAAGATACAAATTTCTTGACTAAGTTTAGTTTGAATATAGATTTAGAGGCTCAAATTTCTTGGAAGCAGTGGGGAGAGGTAAATAAACGACCAGTTATAACATATGTAGAGACTACTATTGGAGAAGCAATGGAAATGGTACAAAATATGTTAGGAAAGTTCAAAGTGCATTGCTACATAAAAAACGTACAGAGTGAGTATTTTgagtacaaaaagaaaaatgcaACACAAGGTGAAGCTGTCTTACAGATAGACTTTGCTGAAAACTACAGTTGTATTGCACAAGACGAAATACAGAGTGCACACTGGAGTAACACTCTTGTAACCATTTTTACAGGTGTAGCATGGGTTCCCAATGGAAAACAATGTTATGCTTTGATTAGCAATAACCTTACACATGACAAGTTTTCAATTtggtattttcttaaaaaaataataagtgatcTAAAACAACAGTTCAAAATTGAGGAAGTAGCGATTTTCTCAGACGGCTGTGCTGGCCAGTTTAAAAATCGTTATACATTATCCAATCTGACATTTCTGGACAAGGACTACCAAGTAACTGGAGAATGGTGTTTCTTTGCCACTTCTCATGGGAAGGGGGCAGTGGACGGTGTAGGTGGCACTGTGAAAAGGATGGTGTGGGAACAAGTCAAATCCAGGCGCACAACAGTTACTTCTGCTGAAGAGTTTTTTGAGTGTTGTCAAAAACAGTGTGAGGCAAACAAAATCAAAGTGATGTATGTTGATGTTAAAGATATTGAAGAGTGTCAAGAGTTATTGGAGTCTCGATGGGCAGCTGTCAGACCTATTCCTAAAGTCCAATCAATGCATTATTTACGGGCATCAACACTTTACCCAGGAAGTATTGTAGCCGGAAATACTGTGAAATCAGAGCTTCAACTCTCAGAGTCTTGGAACAGTCATGATGAgtcaattaatgaaaaactttctGATGAAGATTCCTTAGATTCTGACTTTCTcactgaaaataaaaaggtccaatatttagatgtatatagTTCTGAAGATGAGGACTCATATTTAAgacctaaacctttaaaaaaagatgaaatagAAGCTGGACAGTACATATTAGTAGAACTTGTAAGTGAAGGTAAACAGAAGAGAGCTCATAAGTATTTGGCTATAACCCAGGGGTGCGTAGAAGAAGACAACAACGTGGAGGTCTTGTTCATGAGATTAGTGCAGAAGACTAAAACCAAGGACCAACTATTTGAAATAGACTCTTCTAAAACATACATAGTGTCTGTTTCAGAAATACAAGGAGTTTTTGAGGGGCCAGAAGTAAAAGAATTgagaaatagtatttattataagtttgcaAAGTCAATCGAGCTGTAA